A genome region from Cognatishimia activa includes the following:
- a CDS encoding PA0069 family radical SAM protein, with product MPHDPDLLIDPPRRRARGAVSNSSGRYEKLERSEVHDGRDIDEERGDFRTHLSFETAKTIITRNASPDLGFDRSINPYRGCEHGCVYCFARPTHAYAGYSPGLDFETRLIAKPNAAELLEKELRNRRYAVAPIAIGTNTDPYQPVEKSQRIMRECLEVLRDFKHPVGIVTKGTLIERDLDILRGMASEGLVKVGISVTSLDVKVSRLMEPRAPTPDRRLRMIEKLASEGIPVRLMVSPVVPGLTDHEVERIIGAGAAAGAKAVSWIMLRLPLEVSELFQEWLATHFPDRKAKVMSLIREMHGGQDYSAEWGKRMRGEGTYAQMIAHRVAIAMRRTGLPKELPPLRYDLFERPIAAGDQLSLF from the coding sequence ATGCCCCATGATCCTGATCTCTTGATAGACCCGCCCCGACGCCGCGCTCGCGGTGCTGTCAGCAACAGCTCGGGACGGTATGAAAAACTTGAACGATCCGAGGTACATGACGGCAGGGACATTGACGAAGAGCGTGGCGATTTCCGCACGCATTTGTCGTTTGAGACAGCAAAGACGATCATCACCCGCAATGCCTCGCCTGATCTTGGGTTTGACCGGTCGATCAACCCGTATCGCGGGTGTGAGCACGGCTGCGTCTATTGCTTCGCGCGCCCTACGCATGCGTATGCGGGCTATTCGCCGGGTCTCGATTTTGAGACCCGTTTGATTGCCAAACCGAATGCGGCGGAGCTGCTGGAGAAAGAGCTGCGCAATCGCCGATACGCGGTGGCCCCGATTGCGATTGGGACCAACACGGATCCCTATCAGCCCGTTGAGAAGAGCCAGCGCATTATGCGGGAGTGCCTGGAGGTCCTGCGGGACTTCAAGCACCCTGTCGGAATTGTCACCAAGGGCACATTGATTGAACGGGATCTGGATATTCTGCGAGGAATGGCCAGCGAGGGGTTGGTAAAGGTCGGGATCTCTGTGACGTCTTTGGATGTAAAGGTCAGCCGCTTGATGGAACCCCGCGCGCCGACGCCGGATCGGCGCTTGCGAATGATAGAAAAGCTGGCTTCAGAAGGCATTCCGGTGCGGTTGATGGTGTCGCCGGTCGTGCCGGGTCTGACCGATCATGAGGTGGAGCGGATCATCGGTGCCGGGGCCGCGGCTGGGGCGAAGGCGGTCAGCTGGATCATGTTGCGCCTGCCGCTTGAGGTGTCAGAGCTGTTTCAAGAGTGGCTTGCGACGCATTTCCCAGACCGCAAAGCCAAGGTCATGTCCCTGATCCGCGAGATGCATGGCGGGCAAGACTATTCCGCAGAGTGGGGCAAGCGGATGCGCGGCGAGGGCACTTATGCCCAAATGATCGCGCATCGTGTGGCGATTGCAATGCGGCGCACCGGATTGCCCAAAGAGCTGCCCCCGCTGCGATACGACCTGTTTGAACGGCCTATCGCTGCGGGGGATCAGCTGAGTTTGTTTTAA
- the purS gene encoding phosphoribosylformylglycinamidine synthase subunit PurS has translation MKARVYVMLKNGVLDPQGEAVKHALGSLGFDGVEGVRQGKVIELDLAEGSTEDTVNEMCEKLLANTVIESYRVEIL, from the coding sequence ATGAAAGCACGTGTCTATGTGATGCTGAAGAACGGCGTTTTGGACCCGCAGGGTGAGGCCGTGAAACACGCGCTGGGGTCTTTGGGCTTTGATGGCGTCGAAGGCGTGCGTCAGGGTAAAGTCATCGAGCTGGATTTGGCTGAGGGCAGCACAGAGGACACGGTCAACGAGATGTGTGAAAAGCTCTTGGCGAACACAGTGATCGAAAGCTACCGCGTGGAGATCCTCTGA
- the purC gene encoding phosphoribosylaminoimidazolesuccinocarboxamide synthase, with protein sequence MARGKKIYEGKAKVLYEGPEPGTIVQYFKDDATAFNAEKKDVIDGKGVLNNRLSEYFMVGLGQIGVPTHFLKRLNMREQLVRNCEIIPLEVIVRNFAAGSMSKRMGIEEGTQLPRPIVEYSYKDDSLGDPLVPEEYIAAFGWASQQDMDDIVSIALRVNDFLSGVMYGVGIKLIDFKIEIGRVYEGDFQRLVVADEISPDSCRLWDIESGQKLDKDVFRQDLGNLTDAYTEVARRLGVLPKSAPVSKPTLIN encoded by the coding sequence ATGGCACGTGGCAAGAAGATCTATGAAGGCAAGGCGAAGGTTCTTTATGAAGGCCCAGAGCCAGGCACCATCGTGCAATATTTCAAGGACGATGCAACCGCGTTTAATGCGGAAAAGAAAGACGTGATTGACGGCAAGGGCGTGCTGAACAACCGCCTGAGCGAGTATTTCATGGTGGGTTTGGGCCAGATCGGCGTGCCGACCCACTTCCTGAAACGTCTGAACATGCGTGAGCAACTGGTGCGCAACTGCGAGATCATTCCTTTGGAGGTCATCGTGCGCAACTTTGCGGCTGGCTCCATGTCCAAGCGTATGGGGATCGAAGAGGGCACCCAGCTGCCACGGCCTATTGTCGAGTATAGCTACAAAGACGACAGTCTTGGCGATCCGCTTGTGCCCGAAGAATATATCGCGGCCTTTGGCTGGGCGAGCCAGCAGGATATGGACGACATCGTCAGCATCGCTCTGCGCGTGAATGATTTCCTGTCGGGCGTCATGTATGGCGTCGGCATCAAGCTGATTGACTTTAAAATCGAGATCGGCCGGGTCTATGAGGGTGACTTCCAACGCCTGGTCGTAGCCGATGAGATCAGCCCCGACAGCTGCCGCCTCTGGGATATCGAGAGCGGGCAGAAGCTGGACAAGGATGTGTTCCGTCAGGATCTGGGCAATCTGACCGATGCCTATACCGAGGTCGCGCGCCGTCTGGGTGTGCTGCCGAAATCGGCACCTGTGAGCAAGCCGACCCTGATCAACTAA
- the bmt gene encoding betaine--homocysteine S-methyltransferase, which translates to MTNALSKLLETRDWLLTDGATGTNLFNMGLTSGDAPELWNDEHPDRIKKLYSLAVDAGSDIFLTNSFGGNASRLKLHDAGHRARELSRKSAEIGREVADASGRTVVVAGSVGPTGDIMQPVGDLSHADAVEMFHEQAEGLKEGGADVLWLETISAPEEFKAAAEAFALADMPWCGTMSFDTAGRTMMGVTSAAMVSMVEGLPNPPIGFGANCGTGSADILRTVLGFTAQGTERPVISKGNAGIPKYHDGHIHYDGTPELMADYAVLARDAGATIIGGCCGTMAEHLSSMRDALENRPRGERPSLEQIVGAVGAFTSDSDGTEEGAGGADEGRRSRRRRRA; encoded by the coding sequence ATGACCAATGCCCTCTCTAAACTCCTAGAGACCCGCGACTGGCTTTTGACCGACGGCGCGACTGGCACAAACCTATTTAACATGGGTTTGACCTCTGGCGACGCGCCAGAGCTTTGGAATGATGAGCATCCTGACCGCATCAAGAAACTCTACTCGCTGGCCGTGGACGCAGGGTCCGACATCTTTCTGACCAATTCCTTTGGCGGCAACGCGTCGCGGTTGAAACTGCACGATGCGGGCCACCGCGCGCGCGAATTGTCCCGTAAATCCGCCGAGATCGGCCGTGAGGTCGCAGATGCCTCGGGCCGCACGGTTGTGGTTGCTGGCTCTGTCGGCCCGACCGGTGACATCATGCAGCCCGTGGGCGACCTTAGCCATGCGGACGCGGTCGAAATGTTCCACGAGCAAGCTGAGGGCCTGAAAGAAGGTGGCGCAGATGTGCTGTGGCTGGAAACCATTTCCGCCCCTGAAGAATTCAAAGCCGCCGCCGAAGCTTTTGCGCTGGCCGATATGCCCTGGTGCGGCACCATGAGTTTTGACACCGCCGGACGCACCATGATGGGCGTGACCTCTGCAGCCATGGTCAGCATGGTCGAAGGCCTTCCGAACCCGCCAATTGGCTTTGGCGCAAACTGCGGCACAGGCTCTGCCGATATCCTGCGCACGGTTCTGGGCTTTACGGCTCAGGGCACAGAACGTCCTGTGATTTCAAAGGGGAACGCGGGTATTCCGAAATACCACGACGGCCATATTCACTATGATGGCACACCTGAACTGATGGCGGATTACGCCGTTCTGGCGCGCGATGCGGGTGCGACGATCATCGGCGGATGCTGTGGCACCATGGCCGAGCACCTGTCCTCGATGCGCGACGCTCTGGAAAACCGTCCACGTGGCGAGCGACCGTCCCTGGAGCAAATCGTTGGAGCCGTCGGCGCCTTTACGTCCGACAGCGATGGCACAGAAGAAGGCGCCGGAGGCGCTGATGAGGGCCGCCGGTCCCGCCGTCGTCGCCGCGCTTAA
- a CDS encoding corrinoid protein — MSDEEDIILSELDDEELVEQMFDDLYDGLKEEIEEGTNILLERGWEPYDILTKALVGGMTIVGADFRDGILFVPEVLLAANAMKGGMAILKPLLAETGAPRVGKMVIGTVKGDIHDIGKNLVGMMMEGAGFEVVDLGINNAVESYLEALEAEKPDILGMSALLTTTMPYMKVVIDTMVEQGIREDYVVLVGGAPLNEEFGKAIGADAYCRDAAVAVETAKEMMGRKHNALNA; from the coding sequence ATGTCCGACGAAGAAGATATCATCCTCTCTGAACTCGACGACGAAGAACTTGTCGAACAGATGTTTGATGACCTCTACGATGGCCTGAAAGAGGAAATCGAAGAGGGAACCAACATTCTGCTGGAGCGCGGATGGGAACCCTATGACATCCTGACCAAAGCTTTGGTCGGTGGCATGACCATCGTTGGTGCGGACTTCCGCGATGGCATCCTGTTTGTGCCTGAAGTTCTTCTGGCCGCAAACGCGATGAAGGGCGGCATGGCGATCCTAAAGCCTTTGCTGGCTGAAACCGGCGCGCCTCGTGTTGGTAAGATGGTCATCGGCACTGTGAAAGGCGACATCCACGACATCGGTAAGAACCTTGTCGGCATGATGATGGAAGGCGCAGGCTTTGAGGTTGTTGATCTGGGCATCAACAACGCAGTCGAGAGCTATCTCGAAGCGCTTGAAGCGGAAAAACCAGACATCCTGGGCATGTCCGCCCTGCTGACCACCACCATGCCTTACATGAAGGTCGTGATCGACACGATGGTCGAGCAAGGCATCCGTGAGGACTATGTGGTTCTGGTCGGTGGCGCGCCGCTTAACGAAGAGTTCGGCAAAGCGATCGGCGCAGACGCCTATTGCCGTGACGCGGCGGTGGCTGTTGAGACCGCCAAAGAGATGATGGGCCGCAAGCACAATGCGCTGAACGCGTAA
- a CDS encoding helix-turn-helix domain-containing protein — protein MSDKDPKSLIQVARENGVQDEPEPLDLGARVRELRKARDWTLERAANQAGLARSTLSKIENGQMSPTYDALRKLAEGLQISVPQLFTPPERDQINGRMSVNKNGQGAKRATTTYEHELLAEQLSKKQMLPYKARVRARSVEEFDGWVRHDGEEFLYVLTGVVKLYTEFYEPIEMRRGDSAYYDATMGHNVVSISQEDAEILWVTSLV, from the coding sequence ATGAGTGACAAAGACCCCAAAAGCCTAATCCAAGTGGCCCGCGAAAATGGCGTTCAAGACGAACCAGAGCCATTAGATCTCGGCGCGCGCGTGCGCGAGCTGCGCAAGGCGCGGGATTGGACTCTGGAGCGGGCGGCAAATCAGGCCGGATTAGCGCGCTCGACTCTGTCCAAGATCGAAAACGGTCAGATGTCGCCGACCTATGACGCGCTGCGCAAGCTGGCCGAGGGTCTGCAGATCTCGGTGCCGCAGCTGTTCACGCCGCCAGAGCGTGATCAGATCAACGGGCGCATGTCTGTCAATAAGAACGGGCAGGGTGCGAAGCGGGCAACCACCACTTATGAGCATGAATTGCTGGCCGAGCAGCTCTCAAAGAAGCAGATGCTGCCATATAAGGCGCGGGTTCGGGCGCGGTCGGTCGAGGAATTTGATGGCTGGGTGCGTCATGATGGTGAAGAATTTCTGTACGTTCTAACCGGTGTGGTGAAGCTTTACACCGAGTTTTACGAGCCGATCGAAATGCGTCGCGGTGACAGCGCCTATTATGACGCGACCATGGGGCATAATGTGGTGTCGATCAGCCAAGAGGATGCGGAAATCCTTTGGGTGACGTCGCTAGTTTAA
- a CDS encoding DUF1638 domain-containing protein: MDLSDEDLTRDGLAAEAAKGRILLIACGALAREILDLQKANGWDHMVLTCLPAIYHLHPEKIPSEVRRIVEEKRDDFAQIFVVYADCGTGGILKNTCDELGVEMVQGPHCYSFYEGNERFAELSENEFTSFYLTDFLVRQFDAFIMKPMGLDKHPELRDMIFGNYEKLVYQAQIEDPALKAKAAECADRLGLEFEYRFTGYGDLKSALNALN; encoded by the coding sequence ATGGATTTGAGCGACGAAGACCTAACCCGCGATGGTTTGGCTGCCGAGGCCGCCAAGGGCCGCATTCTGCTCATTGCCTGCGGGGCCCTGGCGCGCGAGATTCTGGATCTGCAAAAGGCAAATGGCTGGGACCATATGGTTCTGACCTGCCTGCCTGCAATCTACCATCTGCATCCTGAAAAGATCCCCTCAGAAGTGCGTAGGATCGTCGAGGAGAAACGCGATGATTTCGCCCAGATCTTTGTGGTCTACGCCGATTGCGGCACCGGTGGCATTTTGAAAAACACTTGCGACGAGTTGGGCGTGGAAATGGTGCAAGGCCCTCATTGTTATAGCTTTTATGAGGGCAACGAGCGTTTTGCAGAACTCTCAGAAAACGAGTTCACGTCCTTCTACCTGACCGATTTCCTCGTCCGCCAATTTGATGCGTTCATCATGAAACCCATGGGGCTGGATAAACACCCAGAGCTGCGGGACATGATCTTTGGCAATTACGAAAAGCTGGTCTATCAGGCGCAGATCGAAGACCCAGCACTAAAGGCCAAAGCCGCCGAATGCGCAGACCGTCTGGGGCTGGAATTTGAATACCGGTTCACCGGCTACGGCGATCTGAAATCGGCGCTAAACGCGTTAAACTAG
- a CDS encoding DUF1476 domain-containing protein, whose translation MSTFDDRETAFEAKFAHDEEMQFKAEARANKLLGLWAAELLGKSGDEAEAYAKTVVVADFEEAGNEDVIRKVAGDLGDKSSADEVRAKLAETLKMAEDQLLSES comes from the coding sequence ATGAGCACTTTTGACGATCGCGAAACCGCCTTTGAAGCCAAATTCGCCCATGACGAAGAAATGCAATTCAAAGCCGAAGCGCGCGCCAACAAGCTGCTTGGTCTCTGGGCTGCAGAACTGCTTGGCAAATCTGGCGATGAGGCTGAGGCCTATGCCAAAACCGTCGTGGTGGCAGACTTTGAAGAAGCCGGCAATGAGGATGTGATCCGAAAGGTCGCTGGCGATCTAGGCGATAAATCCAGCGCCGATGAGGTCCGCGCCAAGCTCGCCGAGACGCTCAAAATGGCGGAAGACCAACTGCTTTCTGAAAGTTAA
- a CDS encoding bifunctional lysylphosphatidylglycerol flippase/synthetase MprF, translating into MKNAPKFARHIVPLGIGAACLWALNNQLSDIDFGTLWAAVKSVSLWQWALAMVFTAISFFAIARYDVVAHRHFQTGISGRRATITGGSAVALGQTLGMGAVVGGFVRWRMLSGLGVVKAAKITAFVTLCFMSAWAIVTSAAIVVAPMADIPLSVPMCALMLAAGLMALSFFKPSIRVKGKRVELPTVKAMVAMLVLCLIDTLFAAATLWVLLPAGVIDLTVAQLFPIYMLALGAALLSGTPGGVGPFELTLLALLPFAPEAELMAAILAFRVVYYAIPAIIAGVTLLRPMAMGTEAFDREVSCLDTTLTKNTARAELGVVRQNGGAIVSLKSGTCGVVRTGQTLTSIFDPVHNGEDFAKHLRAFAREQNRIVCKYKITAPHAIKARKAGWAVLRVSDEAMVDPAGHTMEGSAYRQLRRKLKKAEKEGVQVVEQSTGLPFAEMKRVSEAWESRNGGAKGLSMGQFEEDYIQRQRTFLAWKEDELVGFVTFHTTGHEWALDLMRIAPGAPDGTMHLMVNEAILMAREEEVPNVSLAAAPVLPKDNTSIEGRLRTKYFEKAGGKGLRQFKDCFNPTWQPLYMAAPGPAQLVIAAFDLIRSIKNAKPVAKPRVQAMRVAA; encoded by the coding sequence ATGAAAAACGCCCCTAAGTTTGCGCGGCACATTGTGCCACTGGGCATCGGCGCAGCGTGCCTCTGGGCACTAAATAATCAACTCAGCGATATTGACTTCGGCACGCTTTGGGCGGCCGTAAAATCTGTGAGCCTCTGGCAATGGGCGCTTGCGATGGTCTTTACCGCAATCAGCTTTTTCGCCATTGCGCGCTATGACGTTGTCGCGCATCGGCATTTCCAAACAGGTATCTCCGGCCGTCGCGCCACGATCACAGGCGGTTCCGCCGTGGCGCTGGGTCAGACGCTGGGCATGGGCGCAGTTGTCGGCGGCTTCGTGCGCTGGCGCATGCTGTCAGGCCTGGGCGTCGTCAAAGCCGCCAAGATCACAGCCTTTGTCACCCTTTGCTTCATGTCTGCATGGGCGATCGTAACCTCTGCAGCCATCGTTGTTGCGCCAATGGCAGACATTCCGCTGTCCGTTCCAATGTGCGCGCTGATGCTGGCTGCAGGCCTCATGGCGCTGTCCTTCTTCAAGCCAAGCATCCGCGTCAAAGGCAAACGCGTAGAGCTGCCGACCGTAAAAGCCATGGTCGCAATGCTGGTGCTCTGCCTGATCGACACGCTTTTCGCGGCCGCAACCCTGTGGGTTCTGCTGCCTGCGGGCGTCATCGATCTGACTGTGGCTCAGCTTTTCCCGATCTACATGCTGGCACTGGGCGCGGCGCTGTTGTCCGGCACCCCAGGTGGCGTTGGCCCGTTTGAACTCACCTTGCTGGCTTTGTTGCCATTCGCACCTGAAGCCGAATTGATGGCAGCAATCCTTGCCTTCCGCGTCGTATATTATGCAATCCCTGCGATTATCGCTGGCGTCACCCTGCTGCGTCCGATGGCAATGGGCACCGAAGCGTTCGACCGCGAGGTCTCTTGCCTCGACACAACCCTCACCAAAAACACGGCGCGTGCAGAGCTGGGTGTGGTCCGTCAAAACGGCGGCGCGATTGTTAGCCTTAAAAGCGGCACCTGCGGTGTTGTGCGCACCGGTCAGACCCTGACCTCGATCTTTGATCCGGTGCACAACGGCGAAGATTTTGCGAAACATCTGCGCGCCTTTGCCCGCGAACAGAACCGCATCGTGTGCAAATACAAAATCACTGCACCTCACGCGATCAAAGCCCGTAAGGCTGGCTGGGCCGTGCTGCGTGTCTCTGACGAGGCGATGGTGGATCCAGCCGGTCACACGATGGAAGGCTCTGCCTACCGTCAGCTGCGTCGCAAACTGAAGAAGGCGGAAAAAGAGGGTGTTCAGGTTGTTGAACAATCCACCGGCCTGCCTTTTGCCGAGATGAAGCGCGTCTCTGAAGCATGGGAATCCCGCAATGGCGGCGCCAAGGGCCTCTCCATGGGCCAATTCGAAGAGGACTATATCCAGCGTCAGCGCACCTTCCTGGCGTGGAAAGAAGACGAGCTGGTTGGCTTTGTCACCTTCCACACCACGGGCCACGAATGGGCTCTGGACCTGATGCGTATCGCACCGGGTGCACCAGATGGCACAATGCATCTGATGGTGAATGAGGCGATCCTAATGGCCCGCGAAGAAGAGGTGCCAAACGTCTCCCTCGCCGCGGCCCCTGTCCTGCCAAAGGACAACACCTCTATCGAAGGTCGTCTGCGCACGAAATACTTCGAGAAAGCCGGTGGCAAAGGTCTGCGTCAGTTCAAAGATTGCTTCAACCCTACATGGCAGCCGCTTTATATGGCAGCCCCGGGTCCAGCCCAGTTGGTGATCGCAGCTTTCGACCTGATCCGCTCGATCAAAAACGCGAAACCCGTGGCCAAACCTCGTGTGCAGGCTATGCGTGTAGCCGCTTGA